In Massilia violaceinigra, one DNA window encodes the following:
- the coaD gene encoding pantetheine-phosphate adenylyltransferase, whose translation MKKIAFSGTLDPITNGHLWVIGEARELADEVVVLISENPFKKPQFHAASRKEIVERSVAAQGWTNVSVVLVRGDYTARAAKRLGIDFLIRGIRNTSDFDYENLIQQANVDVLHGAKTLFVMPPRDLGSVSSSFVRGLQGPVGWHWTTRQFMPAPAYAAWILDWLRKDWDSLWPAEDANAAAWFARLTSESAYGSCQRPYHNLDHLVHGLTEITVWAANAGASAAQMAMLKKAFWFHDAVYGGGTGTGSNEEQSAQLWLASNLDSGAAANEVASLIRATEHLAPVSLRHALQDVMQGVDLAILGQAADVYDGYARSVRAEYKHVEEADYLAGRERILVHFQAQAKAGTLYPNGYFADLYNERARENLARELEMLRERQSFAGECP comes from the coding sequence TTGAAAAAAATCGCATTCTCCGGCACGCTCGACCCGATCACCAACGGCCATTTGTGGGTGATCGGCGAAGCGCGCGAACTGGCTGACGAAGTCGTTGTGCTGATCTCTGAAAACCCGTTCAAGAAGCCGCAGTTCCATGCCGCCTCGCGCAAGGAGATTGTCGAACGCAGCGTGGCCGCGCAGGGCTGGACCAATGTCAGCGTGGTGCTGGTGCGCGGCGACTACACGGCGCGCGCGGCCAAGCGGCTGGGCATCGACTTCCTGATTCGCGGCATCCGCAACACATCCGACTTCGATTACGAAAACCTGATCCAGCAAGCCAATGTCGATGTGCTGCACGGCGCGAAAACGCTGTTCGTGATGCCGCCGCGCGATCTGGGATCGGTCAGTTCGAGTTTCGTGCGCGGGTTGCAGGGACCGGTCGGCTGGCACTGGACCACGCGCCAGTTCATGCCGGCGCCGGCCTACGCCGCGTGGATTCTCGACTGGCTGCGCAAGGACTGGGACAGCCTGTGGCCGGCCGAAGACGCCAACGCCGCAGCCTGGTTCGCGCGGCTGACCAGCGAGAGCGCCTACGGCTCTTGCCAGCGGCCGTATCACAACCTCGATCATCTGGTGCACGGGCTGACCGAAATCACCGTGTGGGCGGCCAACGCCGGCGCCAGCGCGGCGCAGATGGCGATGCTCAAGAAAGCGTTCTGGTTCCACGACGCGGTGTACGGCGGCGGCACGGGGACAGGATCGAACGAGGAACAGAGTGCGCAGCTGTGGCTCGCATCAAACCTCGACAGCGGCGCGGCGGCGAACGAGGTGGCCAGCCTGATTCGCGCCACCGAGCATCTGGCGCCGGTGTCGCTGCGCCATGCGCTGCAGGATGTGATGCAGGGCGTGGACCTGGCGATCCTGGGCCAGGCCGCGGATGTTTACGACGGCTATGCGCGCTCGGTGCGGGCCGAGTACAAGCACGTCGAGGAGGCGGATTACCTGGCCGGCCGCGAACGCATCCTGGTGCACTTTCAAGCGCAAGCCAAGGCGGGCACGCTGTACCCGAATGGATATTTCGCGGATCTGTACAACGAGCGCGCGCGCGAAAACCTGGCGCGCGAACTGGAAATGCTGCGCGAGCGTCAATCGTTTGCGGGCGAGTGCCCATGA
- the coaE gene encoding dephospho-CoA kinase (Dephospho-CoA kinase (CoaE) performs the final step in coenzyme A biosynthesis.) — translation MSFTPPKILVLTGGIGSGKSTFARAFEALGVPCIDADALARTVHQDPAHPATMQIARAFPHAMAPDGSLARGTLRSVFAPDPAANETLKRILRPAVLALANDWTRSQQATYVVWESALAMDQALPAARVLVVDTSDQNRAARIALRNPDWSGAQVASIIAMQLPRADYLARADDVVENDGTLDDVRALTLQLHHRYTDLWS, via the coding sequence ATGAGCTTCACTCCCCCCAAGATATTGGTACTGACCGGCGGGATCGGCAGCGGCAAGTCGACCTTCGCGCGCGCCTTTGAAGCGCTCGGTGTGCCGTGCATCGACGCCGATGCGCTCGCGCGCACGGTGCACCAGGACCCGGCGCATCCGGCCACGATGCAAATCGCGCGCGCATTCCCGCATGCGATGGCGCCCGATGGCAGCCTGGCGCGCGGCACCTTGCGCAGCGTGTTCGCGCCGGACCCGGCCGCCAATGAAACATTGAAGCGCATCCTGCGCCCGGCCGTGCTGGCGCTGGCAAACGACTGGACGCGCAGCCAGCAGGCGACTTATGTGGTGTGGGAGTCGGCGCTGGCGATGGACCAGGCCCTGCCGGCGGCGCGCGTGCTGGTGGTCGATACATCGGACCAGAACCGGGCGGCGCGCATCGCCCTGCGCAATCCCGACTGGAGCGGCGCGCAGGTGGCCAGCATCATCGCCATGCAGCTGCCGCGCGCCGATTATCTGGCGCGTGCCGACGACGTGGTGGAGAACGACGGCACGCTGGACGACGTGCGCGCCCTCACCTTGCAACTGCATCACCGATACACCGACCTGTGGAGCTGA
- a CDS encoding TetR/AcrR family transcriptional regulator produces MSRKPNSEQRRAQIVQALLDTMAEHGYEKATIVLIARRADLTPGLLHYHFHSKADILLALVKALAAAAQQRYLALAQNTLDADQRLKAYIDARLGLGEGADPGAVAAWVVIGAEAVRQPEVRAAYQHAVDTEMALLRELLSASLAAQGKITANAHALAAALLAMMEGTFQLASAAPASMPMGYAAPMAAQLVRRFIDAEPPA; encoded by the coding sequence ATGTCGAGAAAGCCCAATTCGGAACAGCGCCGCGCGCAGATCGTGCAAGCCTTGCTGGACACGATGGCCGAGCATGGCTATGAAAAGGCCACCATCGTGCTCATTGCCCGGCGCGCGGATCTCACTCCCGGCCTGCTGCACTATCATTTTCACAGCAAAGCCGACATCTTGCTGGCGCTGGTCAAGGCGCTGGCCGCGGCGGCGCAGCAGCGCTACCTTGCGTTGGCGCAGAACACGCTTGACGCCGACCAGCGTCTGAAAGCCTACATCGACGCGCGTCTTGGTTTGGGGGAGGGCGCCGATCCGGGCGCCGTCGCGGCCTGGGTGGTGATCGGTGCCGAAGCGGTGCGCCAGCCCGAGGTGCGCGCGGCCTACCAGCACGCGGTCGATACCGAAATGGCGCTGCTGCGCGAGCTGCTCTCGGCCAGCCTGGCCGCACAGGGGAAAATTACGGCCAACGCGCACGCGCTGGCTGCGGCCCTGCTGGCCATGATGGAGGGGACCTTCCAGCTGGCCAGCGCGGCGCCGGCCAGCATGCCGATGGGGTACGCGGCGCCGATGGCTGCGCAACTGGTGCGCCGCTTTATCGACGCCGAGCCGCCGGCCTAG
- a CDS encoding hybrid sensor histidine kinase/response regulator — MKSDQQKIKLLIVDDLPENLLALSKIIEQEDRIVYQANSGEAALSLLLEHDFALAILDVMMPGMDGIELAELMRGTERTRNVPIVFVSAAGRELNYAFKGYETGAVDFLYKPLDIAAVKSKVNVFVALCQQRNEVKRQVAELEESRRELRATQVELERSLKMRDDFMSMVAHELRTPLNTLFLETQLRGMQLDKGNMAVFNEENMRKMVARDGRQIQSMIRLINDMVDVSRIRSGKLSIRPAETELSALLARIVSDLAQRTEAAGGTIELHAPEPVAGVWDEFRVEQIIINLLTNALRYGGSKPVKISLDARDGYAIIVVRDQGVGIAPEDQLRIFAPFERAGTKDVREGLGLGLYIARQLAESHDGTLEVESAPNQGAAFRLTLPLSGSHA, encoded by the coding sequence ATGAAGAGCGACCAACAAAAAATCAAGCTCCTGATCGTCGACGACCTGCCCGAGAACCTGCTCGCGCTGAGCAAGATCATCGAACAGGAAGACCGCATCGTCTACCAGGCCAATTCGGGCGAGGCGGCGCTGTCGCTGCTGCTCGAACACGACTTCGCGCTGGCGATCCTCGACGTGATGATGCCCGGGATGGACGGCATCGAACTGGCGGAACTGATGCGCGGCACCGAACGCACGCGCAACGTGCCGATCGTGTTCGTCAGCGCGGCCGGGCGCGAACTCAATTACGCCTTCAAGGGCTACGAGACGGGCGCCGTCGACTTCCTCTACAAGCCGCTCGACATCGCGGCCGTCAAGAGCAAGGTCAATGTGTTCGTGGCCCTGTGCCAGCAGCGCAATGAGGTCAAGCGCCAGGTGGCCGAACTGGAAGAGAGCCGGCGCGAGCTGCGCGCCACCCAGGTCGAACTGGAACGCTCGCTCAAGATGCGCGACGACTTCATGTCGATGGTCGCGCACGAACTGCGCACGCCGCTCAACACCCTGTTCCTGGAAACCCAGTTGCGCGGCATGCAGCTCGACAAGGGCAATATGGCCGTCTTCAACGAAGAGAACATGCGCAAGATGGTGGCGCGCGACGGCCGCCAGATCCAGAGCATGATCCGCCTGATCAACGACATGGTCGATGTCTCGCGCATCCGCAGCGGCAAGCTGTCGATCCGCCCGGCCGAAACCGAGCTGTCGGCCCTGCTGGCGCGCATCGTCAGCGACCTGGCGCAGCGCACCGAGGCGGCCGGCGGCACCATCGAGCTGCACGCGCCGGAGCCGGTGGCGGGCGTGTGGGACGAGTTCCGGGTCGAGCAGATCATCATCAACCTGCTCACCAACGCGCTGCGCTATGGCGGCAGCAAACCCGTGAAAATCAGCCTGGATGCGCGCGACGGCTACGCCATCATCGTGGTGCGCGACCAGGGCGTGGGCATCGCGCCCGAAGACCAGCTGCGCATCTTCGCGCCGTTCGAGCGGGCCGGCACCAAGGACGTGCGCGAGGGCCTCGGCCTCGGCTTGTACATTGCGCGCCAGCTGGCCGAGTCGCATGACGGCACGCTCGAGGTCGAGAGCGCGCCGAACCAGGGTGCGGCCTTCCGCCTTACCCTGCCATTGAGCGGATCGCACGCATGA